The window TTCTGGGCCTAGGGTCCATACATTCAAATTCGTCATAAATTGTGTGCAATTGTGACGCTCAACTAAAATGTCAtgaaattttcgtcatagatcaccacatttcttgtagtgaGAGGCTGAGTATCGAGCAGTCGCACATGCTGTGGCTGAGTCTTGCTGGCTTCGTCAGCTTCTTCAGAAGCTTCATATGCCCTTGTCTTCGGCGACTCTGGTCTACTGTGACAACGTCAGTACTGTATATATGACGGCTAACCCTGTTCATCATCGTCGCACGAAGCATATAGAGATTGACATCCACTTTGTCCGCGACAAGGTGTCTTTGGGACAGGTTCGAGTGCTTCATGTTCCATCCTCTCATCAGTTCGTGGATATCATGACCAAAAGCTTACCTGTACAGTTATTTACTGATTTTCGGTCCAGTCTTTGCGTTCGGGATCCTCCCGCTTCGACTGCGGGAGGGTATTAGAGATATGTATAGTTGACTTGCCTTGTACTCTAAGTCTTGTAGACTCTTACTTGTACATCAAGCCGTCTCGGCTATATATATAAAAGGTCACCCCCCATtcagggtgtgtggtgtttccccAATCTCTATCTCTCTACAAAACTGAGTGTGCTGTTGCGACAAAACTGAGTGTGCTGTTGCGGTTTTCATGTGGTGGCCCCTGGATGCTCGTGCTGTGTTCGTGCAAATGCCTCTTAGTAATCTTGTCATACTTTTTCTATGCGGTTCCACTGTGGATTTGCATGATTACCTTATTTCTGTGCCTGTGCTTTGGACATTCCAGTAGCTGAGTCAAGGGTTAGTACAAAAGCATTGCGCATTTTTTTTGAAGTTCGAAGGGAAGGCCCTTAGGTTAGCAATTTAGCATATAGTGCTGTACATGCTAGGATCAAGAGGACAATCAGTTCTGCACATTATGGCACGAAAGGCAAGTTTACAGTAGTCCCTAATCAAACCAGTGTTTCTACAGATCTTTACCAATTTAGTCATGAAAACGGAGACACAGTGATAGACTTCAGTGCTGAGCTTTGGTTCTGTGATGTACATATGGCTTTACTAATCTATCACACTTGACTCTCCGCACTGCGAAGCTCGAGGAATGCGTGCTTGATGTCAAGTATTGCAGCACAAACTTGCGTCATTCCTAGTCGATCTTGCGGTGATGTCATGGAGCATAAGAGGCCCAACTTTAGCATTGGGAGAGCGCAGCTCTGCACCATTTCTGAATTTCCTCTGTCCAGGTCATTCTGTAGCATAATGGGGTCTAAAATCTCAGCTACCCCATGGGGAAATTCTGTAGCGACGTGTTTGTGTAGGCTCATGCCATCTATGAATTTCTCATCAGTAGGGCACTTTCCAGTAAACATCTCTAACAGAATAACCCCATAGCTGTACACATCACCCTTCATTGATATCTGTCCGCCCATGCCATACTCtgtgtttgaatttgaataaggaaaaaataatataaataactaacaacaagcaaatgaaatGGGTGGAACATATATGCCAATAAGATTGTATAGTTTCTTACCTGGTGCAATATATCCAATTGATCCTTTTAGCTTCGAAAAACTTGTAGAGTTAGCTGGTGCTGCAGTTGAAGTAGCACACATAAATCTTGCTAACCCAAAGTCGCTGACATTTGCAGTCATGTCAAGATCTAAAAGGACATTCAGCCCGTTCGGATGCACTGCTTTTCGCTGGCTGGCTGAACAGTGCAATCTGATTTTTACTGTTTGTGCTGGTAACGGTTGGTTCGCTGGTTTAACGGTAGGTCTGCTGGTTTGAACGACACTGGCTGGCCCCAGCCGTTCGGCTGCACATGAGCTGCCGAACAGCTGGGCTGCCCAGCGGATAGATTCCCAGCCCAGCCAGCTCTTTTAAGAGCAACCGAACAGGGCCATTACTTGGCTTCAGGTCACAATGTACTACTGGAGTTGTACATTGGTTATGGAGATAGTCTAAAGCATATGCAATGTCCAGGGCTATGTTGATCCTTTCTCCCAAACTTAGGAATCTTTGGCTATCATACCCATGTTTGTCTGGGTGTACCCACCTTTCGAGGCTCCCATTAGGCATATACTGAAAAATAAGTGCCTTGAAATCGAAGCCAGTTTTATCAATCATGGAGCATGAAGTAATGATTTTGACAAGATTCCGATGGCGAGTATTTCTTAATGCTTGGCACTCTGCAATGAAACTTTTGGGTGCTCCATACTGGTTGAGGTTGAAAACCTTAATGGCAACTGGATCATTCCCGAACGGCAAAATTCCTTTGTAAACAGCTCCAAAGGATCCCAAGCCAACCATGTTAACTGGAGAGAACCCATTAGTGGCCTTGGCAATGTCTTCATATGTTATTTTCTCTAGGTGCACACTGGAATGTTGCAAATTATGCTCTTTCCTTCTCCTGACAAGAATAGCAACTAAACATAATAACGAAATTGTTACAGCAGACACTACAATTGGGATCACAATCTTCAAAAGAATAGACTTGTTTTTTCCCTTCATTCCCAATCCTGGACAAAGGGGCAGGCTTGACCCTAGAGCATTTGCACATAACCTGGGGTTTCCTTGCAGGGAAACCCTGCTAGAATTGCCAAGGATAACACTTGATGGTATTGGTCCTTCGAAATCATTGAATGAAAGGTTGAGTCCCTGCAAAGAAATTAACGAGGCCAGGAACTCCGGAATTTTCCCTGACAACTTGTTGCAAGAGAGATCCATGTCCctgatgttcttcaagttcacGAAAGATTGTGGAATGCTTCCAGTAAGAATATTCCCTTCTAAGTGAAGAACTTCCAAAAGCACGCACATCCCTAGGGTGGATGGAATGCCACCAGTCAAGCGGTTGTTGGAAATACTAATGCTTCCAAGATTAATGAGGCTGCCAATCTTCACTGGTATCTGCCCAGTAAAGAAATTGTGTGACAAGTCTAAGTTTAGTGAAAGTGATGAAATATTGAAGAGTTCACTTGGTATGCTTCCATCAAACAAATTATGAGACAGATCCAGCTGCTCTAACTGTCTCCATTGTCCCAAACTTGCAGGTATGCCCCCAATGAAGTTGTTCCCATCTAGATAAAACTCATTTATTTGTGCAAGTTTTCCAATGGAGTCAGGAACATTTCCAGAGAGGTCATTTTGTGCAAAGCTTAGAACCAACAAATTGCTTAGATTTCCTATGGTAGGTGGGATACTGCCAGTGAACAGGTTCAAATCCATATGCAGCATTCTGAGGCTCCTAAGATTTCCTATCTCCAATGGAATTGTTCCAGAAAATTTGTTTTCATTGAGCCACAGCCACTCGAGATACGAGGGGAGATTGCCAATAGAACTCGGCAATCTTCCGTGCATACCATTCCCATCCAAGAACAATCTTTTCAATTGAGTGCAGTTtgaaagggatgagagaaagctcCAGTCACCTGCTTCAAGGTGGTTATATGAAAGGTCAAGCTCCCGCAGGTTTGACAAGGACCCAAAGGATGGCACTTCTCCCGTGAGTCCAGTACCTGAAAGATAAATCATTTCTAGCTTGGATGCATTGAGAAGAGAAGCCGGGATGTGTCCACTCATGCGTGTTGTTGATAAGATTAAGCTCTGAAGGTTTGGAAGCATGTAACCAATGTTTGGTGGAAGTTGTGCGGTGAGTGAGTTATTGGCCATTTCGAGAAATTTCAAAGATGAAATGTTGAAAATTGACTGGGGTACTGATCCAGAGAGGTGGTTGATCGAGAGAATCAGCCTCTCCAAAGAAGGAATGCTACTTAGGCTCTCTGGGATGCTTCCTACCAAATTGTTTACAGCAAGTGATAGACGAATCAGGGATGAAAGGTTGCCCAATGAGGCCGGTATCTCACCAGTAAGTCTATTTTGGGCTAGACTCAGTATTTTAATAGGTGCAGCAGTTGCTGTAACTGGTGGTATGGAACCAACTAAATTGTTACTCTGGAGGTAAATTGTAGTCAGAGTTGTGCTATTCAAGAATGATGGAGGGATCTTTCCAGTAAGGCTATTTTGCATGAGCCTAAGAACTTGAAGAGATGAGCTATTAGCCAAGAACTCTGGTATTCCTCCTGTTAGCTGATTGGCCCCAAGATCGACGTTGACAAGGGATGGGCTGCTGCCCAACAATGATGGTATGTTACCTGTGAGGAAGTTGTTGGAAAGACTCAAAGTTTCCAGCTCACGAAGCTGCCCAAACCCACTGGGAATGTTTCCTTGCAACTTATTGTTATTGAGTACCACTAACTGGAGATGAATGCATTGGGTTAAGTTTGGTGGGATCCCACCTTCgagagagtttctccataagtCCAGTACCTGAAGACGGCTGCAAGAAGACAGCTCGGCTGGGATGGGTCCGCCAATAGAGTTGATGCTCAGGTTGAGGTAGATGATTTGGCTCAGTCGTCCGAGCTCAGTCGGGATACTTCCGCGAAAGAAATTGCTCAACAAATCAAGGCTTGCAATGGAGCTCAGGTTGCCTATGCAAGGTGGTATTGAGCCACCAAGGCCTAGAGAGCTGAGGTTTAGTGCTGTTACTCGCAATGGAGTCCGTGTGCTGCATGAAACTCCGCTCCAATTGCAGAAGTTAAGGGATGTGTTGCTCCAAGAGCTTAAGGCTCCAGTAGGATCATAGATTTGATACTTGAAGCAGAGGAGGGCTTGCCGATCTGTATCAGTATCATCACTTGTTGCTAATGGCAATGAGCATGAGAACATGAAGAAGACAAGGACAGGAATGAATTTGGACAGGAAGCACCTAAGCGGGTCATCTTGTGCAATGCTAAAGCTCTTCTCTGTTGAAGAAAACTGAAACTGAAGCTTCTCTTATATTACTTGCGACCATTGCGACAATAGTACCATTTTGCTCATGCCACGATGTGGGAATAAATGGACGGTGAgagaccgaaaaggcgaccagagggggggtgaatgagagccgattAAAATTTTCTTCAGGGAAAGTTTGGCCTATGATTCCAAGTGCGCACCCAACCCTGGATTCTTAGGTGAAGTGTGGAATAGCTATAgaggagctacaccaacacaaaacAACCCTAGGAACAAACGAGAATAAACGCGGAAGCAAACGTGAAGAACAGCACAAGATTCAGCACGgtatatatcaccggttgatccgacgtacaTAGACTTGagtacgtcggtttaaccgatgatacagagcctgcagcaCGAGAAAaacaagcaccggttgatccgacgtatagatttgaacagcgtcggttcaaccggtgtagtaacaccggatgatccgacaaaaatctaaaccaacgtcggttcagttgtccagagagacacACAAACGAACTCAgagagcaccggttgatccaacGAGGAAAAGCTCAAAGCTCAATGCACTGGTGAAAGCAAAATGactacgccggttgaaccgacataGAAGTAACTGAGACTTTAACAACCACGCTGGTGCAATACACCAGAAACCCTAAAACGCGAATCTTAGCAAAACtctgatcaccggttgatccattGGCAagcgccggttcaaccggtgataggaaAAAGCTGCTCGTGCCCAGAAACAATTTTCCAGCCCGCGTTCTTGGAAAAACTCGATGATCGAAGAGCCAAATCAAGTCCTAATCTCAtcaaattttgtaggcatgatcacaaaggacttgtgaacatgtccacggaaggaatcgatgAATCACTCCATGATTTGGAAGGAATCGAGGTATTaccgagcaagaacggggttttcggGGTTTTCTAAAAACTCGGTTCTTGAGGGCTCACGACCTACAGGAGTTTTAGCACACGGCTATGATGATTCAAGTCGCACAAAAGAGCCTTAAGGACCACAGCAACAAGTGGATGAATCCCCAAAATGTAAAACTCAAGAAATCGGAAGATTCAAACACCGAAAGCTCCAAATAGACACGAAATTGAATTCGATTCAAAaacccagagggcacaaggagggaagggcctcctttcccaatcactCTCCGTACAAGAGTCTCAAAAACCCATGGCTAAAACCTCAATCCCcagagaggagaagggaggaggaaggaagagGAGACAGAGGGGAGGGGCGCCGTCTGGCTCCAGGGCAAGGCAACCGTTCTCTACTGGCCTCCCTTTCCCTTTTATCCTCCTAACCTCCCTCtaaagactaaaatacccctaagagctgaaattaaactagaaggcccgtACGGGCGAAACcgaaaaaagatacaaggactcatccgacggccaaggttctttcttcgagtcgaaatcttctccgcgatgccgccgtgtggaTGAAGATCCGGCCCGCGGTTTTGGACCCGCCATCCACCGGttcttgcgccctcgatccaggagtggacgccacagctgccgcccggcccgagctccgatCCCGGCTGTCCTTCACCgctgtccaccgcacggtccatcggccacagcacctccacggcagctctccgtcgacactcaacgcccgtgtacctgcaaccaaagaccaagcacatgaTCAcgccgcacggttgacaattcactcatcacagccaggagaatgtactcaacattcctcaatctcccccttgacgagtgcattgtcaacacaccacaaacgaaatAAAAATGAACTAAGAGAGAAGCAAAAaccgagaaaaaaaaggaagaaggagaactcgaacaagtgacaaaagctcgaaagaggcaagaacaagtcacttgatcaagcaaagatcgattccctaagacaagagcaacggctcgacgcaatcggtcaaacacaagcatgactcctcaaGGACAGAGAcagggctcgacacagtcatgccagaagcgGAGGGAAAACCAGGAAAACTAGGAGCCAAACAAGGCCGAAACTCCcctgaaactccccctgaaatgcatTCCCCCTcaccagtgcaactctcaccacatgtatgcactctcaaagccctgtgcacaacaagtttttggttctctcaaaaatcaaacaattctcccccttgttcgatcactaaacTTCTCTCCCTTGTTGGcatatgcacacatcaaggctaaacagacctaaaactccccctgaaactgagactccccctgaaaatatgctatgcaatgaatgcaatgcaggaggtgtaagtgaaagcattcagggatacaaggatatgagcaacatctagtcacaagcatgtgtgcatctataaacaagacctgcatctagctcaacaggatcaaatcagtctagagctaagcaagttcagtttaggagaaataaaagtatcacccatgatctagcactaataAGTAGGGAATGAACatcagtgctaatcaaactcatacaggtgagccaaaatcAGCCAAGGCATGTTGCAAACATCCAATATGCAATctaattatatcaagcaattattAATGATAGGGGTTAACTaatgatggtatccccattgaggtgtggagatgcctaggagatagagcaatagtatggttaactaagctttttaatctcatttttcggtcaaacaagatgccggaagaatggaggagaagtatattagtacctatcttcaaaaacaagggcgatgttcaaagttgtactaactaccatgggattaagctgatgagccatacgatgaagctttgggagagggttatcgagcatcgcctaagaagagtgacaagtgtgacccaaaaccaatttgggttcatgcctggaaggtcaaccatggaggcgattttcttaatacgacaattgatggagagatatagagagcagaagaaggacttgcacatggtcttcattgaccttgagaaggcatatgacaaagtaccgagaaatgtcatgtggtgggccttggagaagcacaaagtcccaactaagtacattaccctcattaaggatatgtacaaggatgcgacgacgtttgtccggacatgtgatggcaacaccactgacttttctattaacataggcctacatcaggggtcagcattgagcccttatttatttgctttagtgatggatgaggtcacaagggatatacaaggtgagatcccttggtgtatgctctttgctgatgatgtggtgctagttgacgagagtagggcaggggttaataggaagttagagctgtggagacgcacgttagagtcgaaaggattcagacttagtaggaccaagaccgagtacatgatgtgcgatttttgcgcgactaggcatgaggggggagacgttagtctagatgggcaagtggtggtccagaaggatacttttcggtatttaggatcggtactacaaaaggatgacgacattgatgaagatgttaggcatagaatttcagctggctggttgaaatggcggcaagcctCTGGCAtactttgtgacaagagggtgccacaaaagttaaaaggcaaattctataggacagcaattcgtccggcgatgttatacggtgttgaatgttggcctacaaaaagccgacatgtccagcaactgagtgtaccagagatgcggatgttgcggtgattttgcgggcacacaaggagggatagagtccggaacgaagttattcgggatagggtcggggtggcaccaattgaggagaaacttacccagcatcg is drawn from Panicum virgatum strain AP13 chromosome 1N, P.virgatum_v5, whole genome shotgun sequence and contains these coding sequences:
- the LOC120653941 gene encoding probable LRR receptor-like serine/threonine-protein kinase At3g47570, whose product is MFSCSLPLATSDDTDTDRQALLCFKYQIYDPTGALSSWSNTSLNFCNWSGVSCSTRTPLRVTALNLSSLGLGGSIPPCIGNLSSIASLDLLSNFFRGSIPTELGRLSQIIYLNLSINSIGNIPSLLGSSPSLVNVDLGANQLTGGIPEFLANSSSLQVLRLMQNSLTGKIPPSFLNSTTLTTIYLQSNNLVGSIPPVTATAAPIKILSLAQNRLTGEIPASLGNLSSLIRLSLAVNNLVGSIPESLSSIPSLERLILSINHLSGSVPQSIFNISSLKFLEMANNSLTAQLPPNIGYMLPNLQSLILSTTRMSGHIPASLLNASKLEMIYLSGTGLTGEVPSFGSLSNLRELDLSYNHLEAGDWSFLSSLSNCTQLKRLFLDGNGMHGRLPSSIGNLPSYLEWLWLNENKFSGTIPLEIGNLRSLRMLHMDLNLFTGSIPPTIGNLSNLLVLSFAQNDLSGNVPDSIGKLAQINEFYLDGNNFIGGIPASLGQWRQLEQLDLSHNLFDGSIPSELFNISSLSLNLDLSHNFFTGQIPVKIGSLINLGSISISNNRLTGGIPSTLGMCVLLENIRDMDLSCNKLSGKIPEFLASLISLQGLNLSFNDFEGPIPSSVILGNSSRVSLQGNPRLCANALGSSLPLCPGLGMKGKNKSILLKIVIPIVVSAVTISLLCLVAILVRRRKEHNLQHSSVHLEKITYEDIAKATNGFSPVNMVGLGSFGAVYKGILPFGNDPVAIKVFNLNQYGAPKSFIAECQALRNTRHRNLVKIITSCSMIDKTGFDFKALIFQYMPNGSLERWVHPDKHGYDSQRFLSLGERINIALDIAYALDYLHNQCTTPVVHCDLKPTVHPNGLNVLLDLDMTANVSDFGLARFMCATSTAAPANSTSFSKLKGSIGYIAPEYGMGGQISMKGDVYSYGVILLEMFTGKCPTDEKFIDGMSLHKHVATEFPHGVAEILDPIMLQNDLDRGNSEMVQSCALPMLKLGLLCSMTSPQDRLGMTQVCAAILDIKHAFLELRSAESQV